In Porites lutea chromosome 7, jaPorLute2.1, whole genome shotgun sequence, a single window of DNA contains:
- the LOC140944494 gene encoding uncharacterized protein: MVFLRPQIFPNAKGILCLSGQIFTSLALLQTKISVSGFPFRSFVGWVFFGISKTTVCLYHAPEKISGILEEVVEIMSCCSISARKLARVTGRIISNFLIMGDVCNLMTKSLHRLIECRRGLDAQLVLDAAVLLELKFWSEHLRSLNCRPIWRKTVLPSRIVYSDASAVGCAAFISMNDKPVSHKNWDAIEMKQSSTWRELMCVKHALQGFTHFLKGQCVKWYTHNKGVATIVKSGSNKVHLHKLAMEIFSLSKEHDIAIDLEWIPRSDNEVADYLSKIVDFDDWGVKDSYFQTVNSIWGPFTVDCFANSVNAKVPKFYSLFFQPGCLGVDALAFDWGGENCWLVPPVYLIPRVLVHFLNCKSRGVLVVPFWPSSSFLALSYSGKRRI, translated from the coding sequence ATGGTATTTCTGCGGCcacaaatttttccaaatgccAAGGGAATTCTTTGCTTGTCAGGTCAGATCTTTACAAGTCTGGCTTTGTTGCAAACAAAGATAAGTGTCAGTGGTTTCCCTTTCAGGTCATTTGTTGGCTGGGTATTTTTTGGGATTTCAAAAACAACCGTATGTTTATACCATGCACCGGAGAAGATTTCAGGGATCCTCGAAGAAGTTGTTGAAATTATGTCCTGTTGTAGCATTTCTGCAAGGAAACTTGCTCGTGTTACAGGGAGAATTATATCCAATTTTTTGATCATGGGTGATGTTTGTAACCTTATGACTAAGTCCTTGCACCGCTTAATTGAATGCCGGAGGGGTTTGGATGCGCAGCTTGTTTTGGACGCTGCCGTCTTGCTGGAACTTAAATTTTGGAGCGAGCATTTACGGAGTTTAAATTGTAGACCGATATGGAGGAAGACTGTTTTGCCTTCTCGCATTGTCTATTCCGACGCTAGTGCTGTTGGTTGTGCTGCCTTTATCTCCATGAACGATAAACCAGTCTCGCACAAGAATTGGGATGCTATTGAGATGAAACAAAGCTCAACGTGGAGAGAACTTATGTGTGTCAAACATGCTTTACAGGGTTTTACTCATTTTCTCAAGGGACAGTGCGTAAAATGGTACACCCATAATAAGGGTGTTGCAACTATTGTTAAGTCTGGAAGCAACAAAGTTCATTTACATAAGTTAGcaatggaaattttttccctttccaaGGAACACGATATAGCAATCGATTTGGAGTGGATACCTCGTTCAGATAATGAGGTTGCGGATTATTTAAGCAAGATTGTTGATTTTGACGACTGGGGTGTTAAAGATTCTTATTTCCAAACTGTTAATTCCATCTGGGGCCCATTTACTGTTGATTGCTTTGCTAATTCTGTCAATGCTAAGGTTCCTAagttttattcattgttttttcAACCTGGGTGTTTGGGTGTCGATGCGTTAGCTTTTGACTGGGGTGGGGAAAATTGTTGGCTGGTTCCTCCCGTATACTTAATTCCTCGTGTTCTCGTACATTTTCTTAACTGCAAGTCTCGTGGGGTTTTGGTCGTTCCTTTCTGGCCTTCGTCTTCGTTTTTGGCCTTATCTTATTCAGGGAAACGGCGCATATAA